A region from the Bacillota bacterium genome encodes:
- a CDS encoding DUF362 domain-containing protein yields MASKVWFIPVKDGESRESIAAKARRVVKAAGAYDIVNPGEYVGVKMHFGEQRGVGFIKPEYIRPLLDDLKAAQGKVYLTDTNTLYKGRRFNSVDHLMQAYDNGFTPDKVGVPVIIADGLLSKNYTQVEIEGKYFTSVNIANDFLHADVVFVLSHPTGHVAAGMGAAIKNVAMGAASRSGKQMQHSDIQPEVDREVCTACGLCIKWCPVEAISMVEGKAQIDLEVCYGCAECLTTCKFDAIENKGEGSTQKLQEKMAEFAYGALKEKEGKMFFANFLIHVTKNCDCDSRAQEKVVSDIGILASYDPVAIDQATVDLLTKAHGGDLLQELWPENDYNFQIAHAEGLGLGSREYELIPVDED; encoded by the coding sequence GTGGCCAGTAAGGTTTGGTTCATTCCCGTCAAGGACGGTGAAAGTCGGGAGTCCATTGCTGCCAAAGCTCGGCGGGTAGTGAAGGCAGCAGGAGCCTATGATATTGTCAATCCCGGTGAATATGTTGGGGTCAAGATGCACTTTGGTGAACAAAGGGGCGTCGGTTTCATCAAGCCCGAGTACATTCGACCCCTGCTGGATGATCTGAAGGCAGCCCAGGGGAAGGTGTATTTGACCGATACCAACACTTTGTACAAGGGACGCAGATTTAACTCGGTAGATCATTTGATGCAGGCCTACGACAATGGTTTTACCCCGGACAAGGTGGGCGTTCCCGTTATTATTGCCGATGGACTTCTATCGAAGAACTATACGCAAGTAGAGATTGAAGGCAAGTACTTTACCAGTGTTAATATTGCCAACGACTTTCTCCATGCCGATGTAGTATTTGTTCTGTCCCATCCCACTGGTCACGTGGCTGCGGGCATGGGAGCCGCCATCAAGAATGTGGCCATGGGTGCCGCCAGCAGAAGCGGCAAACAAATGCAACACTCCGACATCCAACCGGAAGTGGATCGAGAGGTCTGTACTGCCTGTGGTCTCTGCATTAAGTGGTGTCCCGTGGAAGCTATTTCCATGGTAGAGGGCAAGGCCCAAATTGATCTTGAGGTCTGTTATGGTTGTGCAGAGTGTCTCACTACCTGTAAGTTTGACGCCATTGAAAACAAAGGCGAGGGTAGCACCCAGAAGCTGCAGGAAAAAATGGCTGAGTTTGCCTACGGCGCCCTCAAGGAGAAGGAGGGCAAGATGTTCTTTGCCAATTTCCTGATTCACGTTACCAAGAACTGTGACTGTGACAGTCGCGCTCAAGAGAAGGTAGTGAGCGATATTGGGATCTTGGCCTCCTACGATCCGGTAGCCATTGACCAAGCTACTGTAGACCTTTTGACCAAGGCCCATGGTGGCGATTTGCTCCAGGAGCTGTGGCCAGAGAACGATTACAATTTCCAAATCGCCCATGCTGAAGGGTTAGGTCTGGGAAGTCGCGAGTACGAGCTAATTCCTGTTGATGAGGACTAA
- a CDS encoding GerMN domain-containing protein encodes MGEKRTRWIVMGALALVLLALILWEAGPNWLRRSVDEPVEQEVELTLYFTNSDATGLAPEKRTVIRKDQSLPELVVNELIKGPTEPGLGRTIPEGTKLLSVEVRDGIAYTDFSAEMQTNHWGGSTGETMTLFSLANSLSELEGVRGFFLLIEGKPVESLAGHWTTDVPFERDESKIQP; translated from the coding sequence ATGGGCGAAAAAAGGACAAGATGGATAGTAATGGGAGCCTTGGCCCTAGTGCTCTTGGCTCTCATTCTCTGGGAGGCAGGTCCCAACTGGCTTCGCCGCTCCGTCGATGAGCCGGTGGAGCAAGAGGTTGAGTTAACCCTGTACTTTACCAATTCCGATGCCACTGGATTGGCCCCGGAAAAACGTACAGTGATTAGGAAAGATCAATCCTTGCCGGAGTTAGTAGTTAACGAATTGATTAAGGGTCCCACGGAGCCGGGATTGGGACGAACCATCCCCGAGGGAACCAAACTCCTTAGCGTTGAGGTTCGAGACGGGATTGCCTACACGGATTTTTCTGCCGAGATGCAGACCAATCACTGGGGCGGTTCCACCGGTGAAACGATGACGCTGTTCTCGCTGGCTAACTCATTGTCGGAGCTGGAGGGAGTGCGGGGATTCTTTCTCTTGATTGAAGGCAAGCCAGTGGAATCCCTCGCAGGACATTGGACCACCGATGTTCCCTTTGAAAGGGACGAAAGCAAGATTCAGCCATAG